Genomic window (Pyxidicoccus xibeiensis):
GCTCGCGCTCGGTGCGCCGCTCCCACTTGCCCACGTTGGGGTCGTAGCTCCAGAGGTTCTTGTCCAGCCGCAGGTAGCCCTTGCCGGCCTCCGCCTTGGGCCGGCTGAAGAGAATCATCAGCTTGTCGTCCGCGTCGCGCCGGTAGACGAACGCCTCGCGCACGGTGTCCGTCTTGTCCTTCTCCTTCTGCTCCAGGTAGACGAGCGCCTTGTAGTCGCCGCCATTGCGCTGCCGGTCGTCGATGGTGGCCAAGAGCTTCGTCATCTCCGCCGGCTCCAGGGCCAGCGCCGCCGGAGCGGACAGCAGCGCCGCGGTCAGCACCGCGGCGGACAGCAGGTTCTTGAGGCTCATGTGCGTTTCACCCGATGTGGTGCATCGCCGTCACGGGCTTCATGCGCGCGGCGAGGAAGGAGGGAATGAGCGAGATGAGCGTGGTGCACACGGTGATGAACACCATCGCGCCCACCACGGCGCCGGGATTGACGGCCAGGCTCAGCGTGTCCGACATGATGAACATCGCCACCACCTCGGGCACGGCCATGCCCGACGTGTTGATGGCCAGGCACACCACCAGCCCCACCACGGCGCCCGCCAGCGTGCCCAGCGCGCCCAGCATCATCGCCTCGAAGACGAACATCACCAGCACGCGCGTGCGCTGCATGCCGATGGCGCGCAGCGTGCCAATCTCCCGGGTGCGCTCCCGGATGGCAATCCACAGCGTGTTCATGATGCCCACGCAGATGATGACCAGCAGGACGAAGATGAGTACCCCCGTCAGGCCATTGAGCGCGGCCAGCGTCCAGCTGATGAAGCTGATCTCGTCCTCCCAGTTGGTGATGTCCAGCTTCTGCCCCGTCCACGCCTCACGGTTCACCACCTCGAACTTGAACCAGTAGGCGCGCGGGTCGTTGTCCATGACCTCATGGCCCGCGTCCGCCAGCGTCTTGCGCAGCCGGGCCTGGACCGCGGGCACCTGCTTCACGTCCTTCAGGTACACCTGGATGGCGCCGGTGGCGTCTTCGCGCAACTGGTAGAGCGAGCGCAGGGTGTTGGAGGGGACGTAGACGTTGAAGTCGCTCATCATCCCCACGTTCGCCGCGACGGCCACCACCCGCACGTCCACCGTGTTGCTGGTGCCGCGCATGGTGGGCGCGGCGAGGGTCAGGGTGTCGCCCACCTTGACCTCCAGTCGCTTGGCCTGCTTCTCGAAGATGAGCACGGTGTTGGGCTCGGCCAGCCCATCCATGGAGCCCTCACGGACCTGGATGACCTGGCGGAAGCCCGGCTCGGCCTGGATGTCGATGCCACCCAGGCCCAGCTGCATGGAGCTGGCCTCGCTCACCACGTTGGCCCAGCCGCGCCCGCGGTGGACGATGTAGTCCACCTCCGGCACGTCCTTGCGGATCTGCTCGATGATTTTCGGGTAGCCCGTCACGACGGGGGCGGCCTGGCCGGCCGACACCTTGAAGAAGCCGGCCACGTTGACATGGCCGGTGGACAGCGTGGTGGCCGAGCGCAGCATCATCTCCTTCATCCCGGTGGACAGCCCCATCAGGAGGACGAGCAGCGCGGTGACGCCGGCAATGGCGCCGCCCAACAGCAGCGTGCGGCGGCGGTGGGTGGCGAGGTTGCGGAATGCGATGAGGAAGAGCTGGAACATGGCGTCACTCGTCCGTCTGCATCGCCTGGAGGGGCGAGACCCGCGTCGCGAGGAAGGCGGGATAGAGGGTGGAAATGGCTGAAACGACGAGGACGATGACGAAGGCCGCCACCAGGTTGCCCGCGCTCAGCGTGGGGTAGAGCCGGGGTCCGGAGAAGAAGAAGTACGCCCACTCGTTGGCCGCGGGGATGCCGGCGCTGTTGAGGGCCGCCA
Coding sequences:
- a CDS encoding ABC transporter permease; the protein is MFQLFLIAFRNLATHRRRTLLLGGAIAGVTALLVLLMGLSTGMKEMMLRSATTLSTGHVNVAGFFKVSAGQAAPVVTGYPKIIEQIRKDVPEVDYIVHRGRGWANVVSEASSMQLGLGGIDIQAEPGFRQVIQVREGSMDGLAEPNTVLIFEKQAKRLEVKVGDTLTLAAPTMRGTSNTVDVRVVAVAANVGMMSDFNVYVPSNTLRSLYQLREDATGAIQVYLKDVKQVPAVQARLRKTLADAGHEVMDNDPRAYWFKFEVVNREAWTGQKLDITNWEDEISFISWTLAALNGLTGVLIFVLLVIICVGIMNTLWIAIRERTREIGTLRAIGMQRTRVLVMFVFEAMMLGALGTLAGAVVGLVVCLAINTSGMAVPEVVAMFIMSDTLSLAVNPGAVVGAMVFITVCTTLISLIPSFLAARMKPVTAMHHIG